One Aphidius gifuensis isolate YNYX2018 linkage group LG5, ASM1490517v1, whole genome shotgun sequence genomic region harbors:
- the LOC122856304 gene encoding venom metalloproteinase 2-like has protein sequence MTHDNNELTNSNELLKTKKIELQIYPEILIVVDNKLHKKLGDKSKDTVSYILEYWNSVDIKYQSLKSPKYRLNIAGIVIEINKNQLTYLSDNIWKTKTGIKNIKANYVLEESGKFWYEFNNTIPFSSYDVLITMTLRKMCTIDSGDDCSDIIDGRASMEAACKIDHHQRELCKVGIITDGGNYQSINTAAHELGHLLGADHDDDNGIYKRCLPNHIMRSVDEDNRVNTTVYWTDCSKEGFKKFLT, from the exons atgactCATGACAATAATGAGTTAACAAATTCAAATGAGctattaaaaactaaaaaaattgagttacAAA TTTATCCGGAGATATTAATTGTTGTCGATAATAaacttcataaaaaattaggAGATAAATCAAAGGATACAGTTTCTTATATATTGGAATATTGGAATTcagttgatataaaatatcaatcatTAAAATCACCAAAATACCGACTTAATATTGCCGGTAttgttattgaaattaataaaaaccaaCTCACTTACTTGAGTGATAACATATGGAAAACTAAAActggtataaaaaatattaaagcaaATTATGTATTGGAAGAAAGTGGTAAATTCTggtatgaatttaataatactattCCTTTTTCAAGTTATGATGTTCTCATAACAATGACATT aaGAAAAATGTGTACAATCGATAGCGGTGATGATTGTTCAGATATTATCgatg GCCGGGCATCTATGGAAGCTGCTTGTAAAATTGATCATCATCAACGTGAATTGTGTAAAGTAGGAATAATTACTGATGGAGGAAATTACCAATCAATAAATACAGCTGCACATGAATTGGgtcattt ATTGGGAGctgatcatgatgatgataatggaaTATATAAAAGGTGTCTTCCAAATCATATCATGCGATCGGTCGATGAAGACAATCGTGTAAATACAACCGTATACTGGACTGATTGTTCAAAAGAAggattcaaaaaatttctcacgtaa